The following coding sequences are from one Anopheles bellator chromosome X, idAnoBellAS_SP24_06.2, whole genome shotgun sequence window:
- the LOC131213429 gene encoding phospholipase A1 3-like, with amino-acid sequence MSSGALAVLLLAATTSLAAPYDPGYGADYPDYYYQGSAENLSSDSMAGYGARQDDLLSFLPDQDDLLANRLGTVIGAFGNTLSQLLFGTNDVSTDVTFWCATINQPEYVQTYVDDPQLAQKLDPSKPILMLAHGWTDNVNRTWVKQTVADYIRLIGGNICAVDWSPLALVEYNLAARNTPKVGRYLGKFVQSLLGRGFNINQVTLVGHSMGAHIAGIAGAYLGGQVPNVIGLDPAGPGFTKPIPVPVDRRLDRTDGHFVQAIHTDKSIIGTSMNLGHEDYYANSGASPQPGCEFPLVNNDTTKAYLQFICSHFKAVEYFRASLDRQNVFEGTACASYYNYKRNDCGPSGRARDDFGLFNSRTAAGSLFVAIDKTVYPYARTASRSAGK; translated from the exons GACTACCCGGACTACTACTACCAAGGGTCGGCGGAGAACCTGTCGTCCGACTCGATGGCCGGCTACGGTGCGCGGCAGGATGATTTGCTGTCATTTTTGC CTGATCAGGATGATCTGTTGGCCAACCGGCTCGGGACCGTGATCGGTGCGTTCGGGAACACCCTGTCCCAGCTCCTGTTCGGCACGAATGACGTCAGCACGGACGTGACGTTCTGGTGTGCGACCAT CAATCAACCGGAGTACGTCCAGACGTACGTGGACGACCCGCAGCTGGCGCAGAAGTTGGACCCGTCGAAGCCGATCCTCATGTTGGCGCACGGCTGGACCGACAACGTCAACCGAACCTGGGTGAAGCAGACCGTCGCCGACTACATTCGGCTGATCGGTGGCAACATCTGTGCGGTCGACTGGAGTCCACTGGCGCTGGTCGAGTACAATCTGGCGGCACGTAACACCCCGAAGGTGGGCCGCTATCTGGGCAAGTTCGTCCAGTCGTTGCTGGGCCGGGGTTTCAACATCAACCAGGTGACGCTGGTGGGGCACAGTATGGGGGCGCACATTGCCGGGATCGCGGGCGCCTATCTCGGTGGGCAGGTCCCGAACGTGATCGGACTggacccggccgggccgggcttcaCCAAGCCgatcccggtgccggtcgaccggcggctCGATCGCACCGACGGCCACTTCGTCCAGGCGATCCACACCGACAAGAGCATCATCGGCACGTCGATGAACCTGGGCCACGAGGACTACTACGCGAACAGTGGCGCGAGTCCGCAGCCCGGCTGCGAGTTCCCGCTCGTCAACAATGACACCACCAAAGCGTACC TGCAATTCATCTGCAGCCACTTCAAGGCGGTCGAGTACTTCCGGGCATCGCTGGACCGCCAGAACGTCTTCGAAGGTACCGCCTGTGCGTCCTACTACAACTACAAGCGAAACGACTGTGGACCGagcggccgggcccgggacgaCTTCGGACTGTTCAACAGCCGGACCGCAGCCGGCTCGCTGTTTGTTGCGATCGACAAAACGGTCTACCCGTACGCCCGGACAGCCTCACGGAGTGCCGGCAAATAA